The segment GCTCGGAGCGGCGCGATGTGATGTACAACGACTTTGTGCTGGTGGGCCCGCTGGACGACCCCGCCGGCGTGGCTTCCCTGGCGAGCGCGCCGGAGGCGTTTGCGCAGCTTACCCGCTCTGCCCGGCCGAGTATCAGGTTCGTTTCCAGGGGAGACCGCTCCGGCACCCACAGCAAGGACGCTGCGCATCTGGGCGGCCGCGGGCGTCAAGCCTGAGGACCTGCCCGGCAGCCTGTACCAGACAAGCGGCCAGGGCATGGGCGAAACGCTGATCATGGCGGGAGAGATGCAGGCCTACACCCTCGCGGACCGCGGCACCTTTCTCTCAATGTCCGAGCGCTTGCCCCTGAAGGTCCTCTCCCAGGGCGACCCTTCGCTGCTCAACCCGTACGGCGTCATCACTGTCAGCAAGGAGCGCCACCCGCACGTGAATGCCGACCTCGCGAAACCGTTCGTTGAATACCTCACCCGCTACGACACCCAGCATGTCATCGGCGGGTTCGGCGTGGACAGGTTCGGGGAGCCGCTGTTCTTCCCGGACAGCGAGGCATGGAGGGTCCGCAATCCGGCGCCGTCGGGCGCATCGAGATGAGCGATATCGACGGCGCCGAGCTGGCGCGCATTGTCGCCCTCTCGCTCACGGTGTCCGGCTTCGCGCTCGCCATCAGCAGCCTGATCGGCATCCCCCTGGGCGTATGGCTCGCCATGCGGCGCTTCTGGGGCAAGCGGCTCATAGTCGCCAGCCTGTACGCCGGTATGGGCTTCCCGCCGGTGGTCATCGGCCTCCTCGTCTACCTCCTCCTCTCGCGCCAAGGGCCGCTCGGCGGCCTAGGCTGGCTCTACGCTCCTAAAGCGATGGTCGCGGCCCAGGTGATCATCTCCCTCCCCGTCGTTGCCAGCTTTACGATGGTCGCCGTCTCTGGGGTCAGCGCCGGGGTACGCAGGCAGGCGCTCACGCTGGGCGCAACCGAGATGCAAGCCGCGCTGGCTGTCCTCCGGGAGGCCAGGCTGGGGGTGGTTGTGGCGGTCGTCGGCGGCTTCGGCAGCATCATCTCGGAGGTCGGGGCGGTCATGATCGTCGGCGGCAACCTGAAGGGCTCCACGCAGGTGCTCACGACGGCCATCGTCCAGTTCACCCGCATGGGCCTGTTCGCCGAGGCGCTCCTGCTGGGCGGAGTCCTTCTCGGGATGGCCTTTCTCATTAACGTCGCCTGGCTCTTCCTCCAGGGCAGGAGACTGGCGGGCGAATGAGTGAGCCGGCGTACGTCCTCCAGGGTATTTCAAAACAGTTCCATGGCAGGGAGGTCTGCCGGGTGCCGGAGCTGGTCGTGCCCTCCGGCTCTCTCACTGTAATCATGGGACACAACGGCGCCGGCAAGAGCACCTTGCTGCGGATGCTGGGCTTCCTGGAAAGGCCTGACGAAGGGGCGCTGAGCTTCTGCGGCAGCCCGGTGGACTATCGACGAAGCGTGGACATCCATCACCGCCGCGCAGTCACGATGGTCTTCCAGAGCCCGATCTTCTTCTCCGGGACTGCGCTTTCCAACGTGGAGTACGGGCTGAAGCTGCGCGGGCAGAACGCTGCTTCAGCCGAGGCAATGCGCGCGCTGGAGGCGGCTGGACTGGCGGGCATGGCTTCCGCCCGCGCCGCAACAATGTCCGCCGGTGAGCAGCAGCGGGTGGCTCTCGCCAGGGCGCTGGCCATACTGCCTGCCGTGCTTCTGCTGGACGAGCCCACGGCAAACCTGGACCCGCAAAACACCGCCATGGTCGAGCGCATTGTGGCGCGGCTGAACCGGGAGGACGGCACGACGGTGGTGCTGGTCACGCAGAACGTCTTCCAGGCGCGGCGGCTGGCGACTCACGCCGGCGTGATGCTATACGGCGCGCTGGCCGAGTCCGGGCCGGCCCAGGAGGTGCTGAACGCCCCTCGCGACGGCAGGGTACGGGCGTTCCTCGCCGGCGAGGCGGAGTTCTAGCCTCACTCCCACCACATTGAGAAGATCTCGGCGTTCGTCATCTTGATGCGTACCTCCACCGGCGTGCCCGCCAGCCCCGCCAGCGGCCACCCGCCCTCCCACACCACCGTGTGGTCCAGCGAGCTCTGCCTCAGCGGCACGCAGTGCCCGGCCTCGAAGCCGCCTATCGGAGCGCCGCGCTCGCCCGCGAGCTCCACCACAACCTCGCCCCCCGTTGCGTCCGCATTGATGTGAAAGGTCTTCCCCTGGATGGGCTGCCGGACGACGACCTCCCCGCCCGGGTTGCCGGCGCGTAGCCCCACCATGCGGTCGCGCGGCCACGTCGCCATGCCGATCGCCTGCCACGTTTCGTTATTGCGCTTCCCCTTGTCGCCGTGCCGGTATCGCGAGTCGGTGAAGTAGATGCGGACCACGTCGCCGTCCACCACCAGCGAGTTGCCGGTCTGGATAATGCCGCCGTCCCAATCGCCCTCTTTGCCAAGCTGGATAGCCGCCGTGCGGTCCCCCACGCGCTGCCATTTGCCGCCTTCTCGCATCACCGCAAGCTGCACGTCCAGGAAGCCGTCCGTGGACTTTGCACCGTCGTAGCACCGGAATATCTCCAGCAGGCCGAGCACAACGGACTCGTACCTAACCATCGGCATGCCTTAGAACTGCGTGAACCGGTCCGGGTGGCCCTCCGTCCACGCGGCGTCTTCAGCATCGTGAAGGAACGGCGGCCTGGGCAGGGTCCAGTTGTAGAGGTCGGCGCCGACGGTGTACATCGGCGTCCGGCGCGACCTGCCTCTCACGTGGAGGAAGGTCTTGACCGTGCCGCGGAACTTGTTGGCAACGTCGTCGTACATGAACCACGTGACGTCTCCCCATCCGGGGATGACCGGCTCATCAGGGCCGTCCACCCAGTCGGTGCCGTCGCGGGAGAATGCGACGCTCGATCCCTCGCAAGTGTTCACGCCGCGGCCGTAGGTGCGGGACATCATCGTGAACCGGCGGTCTTCGCCCAGGAGCGGCGTGTACATCACGCTCTGGTTGTGGTCCCAGCGCCCGCCCATCGGCCCCCGAAAGCCGGACCGCCGGGCGAACATGTTGGCGTACAGGTTGTTCGCCGCGCTGCCATTGAACTCCCACTGCCCCAGCTCAGGGCGCGTCCAGTGAACGCCGTCCTTGCTCTCCGCGTACAGGTTCACAATTCCGCCGGTGTCGCGCGCGCCTTCGGGCGCCTTGATCTGCCCCTGGTACCACATCCGCAGCCCCTCCGGCCCCTTGAGAACGGAGCCGCCCAGCAGCACGCGCTGGTCCTCCCACGGCATCTCAGCGCTCAGCACAGGGTTCCCCTCGTGCTTCGTCGCCGGGTGTATCGCGCGGATGATCCCGAGACTGGAGGAGATATCTCCGTCATCGACAAAAAGCGTGGGGATAGGGAGGTCGAAGCGGTCGTAGTTGTTGGACGTGGCGGACGGCACGGCGCGCCTCCTGGGGTCCGGATGCGCCTATGATACTACCGGGGTTGCACAGGGGCGAGTGGTGGATGGAGCGTCCCGGCCGCTAGGTGCCCACCTTCGGTCCCGCCGGCGCGCCGTTCTGCGCCGAGGAGCTTCCCTGCCCGGCCTGCCCGTCCCGCAGCTTCTCCCACTCCCAGCGGAAAATCTCCATCTTGATGAAGTCGAACCCGCTCCGGTGTACCGCCTGTATCTCCTTGAAGCCGGACTTGGCGAAGGAGCGCCGCGCCCTGTGGTTCCACTCCAGCGTGTGAAGGTAGACGCGGTTCAGCGGCGTGGTGGTGAAGATGTAGTCCAGGAGCAGGTCGACCGCCTCCGTTCCGTAGCCCCGGCCCTGGTAATCGCGGTCCCCGATCATGATCCCGAGCTCAACTTCGCCACGCTTGAGGCTGATGTCGTAGTACATGCAGTTGCCGATGTGCTTGCCTTCCACCGTGTCGATCGCAAACCGGCGCGAGGACTGGCTGGCATACATCATCTCTTCCTTCGTGTAACGAAGGAAGGCGGCGTACGACATACTTATCGGCTGCGTGGCGTCCAGCCGGGAGATCTCCTCGTCGGTGCGCCAGGCGTAGTCCTCCACGGCGTCCCTGAGCGCCTTCTCCCTGAGAAGCACCCGCTCGCCCCTTATAGCCAAAGCGCCATTGGCCTCTCCGGGCTCATCGGACCTATTTCGCAACCATGGAAAGGCCTTTTTCAGCAATCCGGGCCTCATTTCCGTAAGTCAACAGCTTGAGCGCCTCGTCGACGGGGAACCAGCGGACATCATCGAACTCGTGGTCGTGCAGGGACACGTCGCCCCCGGTCGGCGACATCAGGTAAAAGAGCACGGTCTTGTGGCAACGGGCCTTGTCGAAGGGGCGGACGAACCAGTACTCCACCTTATCGATAAAGCATTCCAGGTGGACGTCCAGCCCGGTCTCCTCCCGGACCTCGCGCACCGCCGTCTGCTCGCGGGTCTCACCCGCATCCGGCGTGCCCTTCGGCAGCGCCCACAGCACCGGCGATTTTCGCCCGCAAAGTACTATTTCCCTTTCATTGCCTCCATCTCTGTATACAACTCCACCGGCAGACAAAAGGTGTTCAACGGGTTGGTCTTGGCTCATTTTTCAGTTCGTTAGGGTATTAGCCCCATTCTATTTCCAGCAACGAAGAGCGTCAACCGGAGAGCATGCGCTGTTGCCGGCTGTTCCGGGCCCCCCCGCCGGCGAAATTGCACAAATCGAGAATTGACGCGCCCGCGGCGATCGTTATGATTGGCAGTGACAGAAGTCAGAGAACGACCCCCAGGAGGAGACCGTGTACGGCACAATCTTCAAGATGAAGGTCAAGAAGGGCCACGAGCAGCAGGTCATGGATATTACGAAGCAATGGGACGAGCAGAGGACCCCGAAGGCGAAGGGCGTCATTGGCGAGTACGTTATGAAGCCCGATAGCGGCCCGGCCAACGAGTATATTGTCGTAGTCATATTCTCGGACCAGGCAGCCTACCGCGCGCTCGCCGCGGATCCGGAGCAGGACCGCTGGTACCGCAAGCTCCGCGAGCACCTGGAAACCGACCCGGAGTGGCAGGACGGCGAGTACATCGCCGCCAGCCTGCCGAAGCAGGCCGCGGGAGCG is part of the SAR202 cluster bacterium genome and harbors:
- a CDS encoding GNAT family N-acetyltransferase produces the protein MRPGLLKKAFPWLRNRSDEPGEANGALAIRGERVLLREKALRDAVEDYAWRTDEEISRLDATQPISMSYAAFLRYTKEEMMYASQSSRRFAIDTVEGKHIGNCMYYDISLKRGEVELGIMIGDRDYQGRGYGTEAVDLLLDYIFTTTPLNRVYLHTLEWNHRARRSFAKSGFKEIQAVHRSGFDFIKMEIFRWEWEKLRDGQAGQGSSSAQNGAPAGPKVGT
- a CDS encoding tungstate transporter permease, whose translation is MSDIDGAELARIVALSLTVSGFALAISSLIGIPLGVWLAMRRFWGKRLIVASLYAGMGFPPVVIGLLVYLLLSRQGPLGGLGWLYAPKAMVAAQVIISLPVVASFTMVAVSGVSAGVRRQALTLGATEMQAALAVLREARLGVVVAVVGGFGSIISEVGAVMIVGGNLKGSTQVLTTAIVQFTRMGLFAEALLLGGVLLGMAFLINVAWLFLQGRRLAGE
- a CDS encoding ATP-binding cassette domain-containing protein produces the protein MSEPAYVLQGISKQFHGREVCRVPELVVPSGSLTVIMGHNGAGKSTLLRMLGFLERPDEGALSFCGSPVDYRRSVDIHHRRAVTMVFQSPIFFSGTALSNVEYGLKLRGQNAASAEAMRALEAAGLAGMASARAATMSAGEQQRVALARALAILPAVLLLDEPTANLDPQNTAMVERIVARLNREDGTTVVLVTQNVFQARRLATHAGVMLYGALAESGPAQEVLNAPRDGRVRAFLAGEAEF
- a CDS encoding NUDIX hydrolase; translated protein: MSQDQPVEHLLSAGGVVYRDGGNEREIVLCGRKSPVLWALPKGTPDAGETREQTAVREVREETGLDVHLECFIDKVEYWFVRPFDKARCHKTVLFYLMSPTGGDVSLHDHEFDDVRWFPVDEALKLLTYGNEARIAEKGLSMVAK